The following DNA comes from Candidatus Bathyarchaeota archaeon.
TCCTGTATAAACCAATTCTCCTATCATAAGCTTTTCTAAATCATTCAATCCTTTAGCAGCAACTTCCCCCTTTAAAACAGGTATTATTGATGTTGTTGTGCTTCCAACATCAACTACTACGCAATCTTTACTTAGCTTTGAAGCTAACCATCCTGTAGCAAACCAGTTAGCTGCAGCCACCTCTAAAGCATTTTTTCTTCCTTCTTCAATAGTTAAAAGCTTACCCTTTACGCTTAAAACTTTTACATCAATATTTGAGAAAACATTCTCTACAATGTTAAGTATATGTAAAACTCCTTCTTTTTTAGAGAAGTAAACATCTGAAAGCTCAGCTGTCATAGTTAAAGCTAATAAATTAATGCTTGTGAAATTGCTTCTTAACGTTTTTAAAGGTTCCTCTAATTTTTCTCTTCCTTTCTTCCAAATTGGAAAATACTTTGTTAAAACTTTCTTACTCTTTAAAGCTTTATTCTCTATCTTTATATACGCAGCTTTTATATTTGCTCCTCCAATATCTAAACCTAAGATTTCAGTCATTTATAAACCGCCTTAACCTCTTTGCTTAAGCTTTTAATTAAGTTAAGGTATTTTCTTTCAGCTTCAAAAATGTTATTCGCCATCACAACTATAAAACTGTAGCCTTCATTAAACCTGCTTACAGGCGGTGTTAAAAACTCTTTTAAACGCGTAGCCTCCATTATAAATCTTTTAGTTAAATTTTTAAATAAGGTTTTTCGAAAGAAGCATGCGTTTTTAAAGCTTAAATTAGGCTTAATTATTCTTTCTAAGCTTGAATCTAAAATAAGTTTAGCTAAGTTAACTTTTGAAGCTTTGCTTAAACCTGCGTAAGAAACAGTTAACCTAGGGTTAACTTCAGTAACATAAACTTCTTCTCCTGAAAGTATTAAATCCACACCTATATATCCTTTTAAGCCTTTAAAAGCTTCAACAGCTTTCTCAGCTGTTTTTAAAGCTTTAAGCTTTAATTTATGGTTTAAAGGCGTAAAGCCGCCTAAATACTCTGGTTTATCAAGCCTTATAAACTGCCTGTTTAAAGCTAAAGATTCAGCTTTAAACCCGTTTGAAATTAAAGAAACGCTTGCTGGAACTCCTTTAATAAACTCTTGAATAATAACATTATTTTTGAAGAGTTTTAAAGCTTTCTTTAACTCTTTAAGGTTTTTAACGATTTTTAAGCCTTCGCATCCAGCGCTTAAACAAGGCTTAACAATTAAAGGGAATCTTAAATCTTTAAAATCTTCTTGAATGAAAATTTTAGGGGTTTTTAAATTTTGTTTTTTTAATTCAGCTGCTAAAGTTTTCTTGTTAGAAGCTTGCTTAACAGCTTCTGGTTTAGAGTTTAAATGAAATCCATCTAATTCTTTAAGGGTTTTTAAAAGCATGTTGCTTGTTTCAGGGGCTATCACATATGTAAAATCATGTTTTTCAGCCAACCGCTTTAAAAAAGAAAACTTAAAGCCTTCAACCTTAAAAACTTTAGTTTTAACGTTAAAGCAGCTGCTTAAACTTTTGTTTAAAACTACAGAGGCTTCACATCCAGCTTTAATTAAATCCTTAGTTAAAGCTGAAAGCATTGTTAAGCCTTCAGAAAGAACGCTTAAATCAGCTTTAAATAAACCTGCTGAAGCAGCCTCAAAAACCAAAATTTTTAAATGATCCTTCATTTTAAAGGAAACCATATTTTTTAAGCTCATTTAAAGAAATTAACTTTTCATGAAGAGCTGAAGCTATTAAAACACCATCCACACCTATACGCTTTAAACTTAAAAGATCCTCTAAGCTTTTAACGCCTCCACCAGCGAAAACCTTGAACCCCTCCTTTTTTATTCTTTCTAAAAGGTTTAAATCTAAACCTTTAAAGGATCCAACCTTAGCCACATCTATAACTAAACATTCTTTAAAACCAATTTTAGAAAAAAGCTTTAAGCATTCTAAAGGATTTAAGCTTGAAAGATCGCTTAAACGCGATAAAACAAAACCATTTTTAAGATCTAAACTTAAAATAATATTGTTTAAACCAAATTTTTTAAGAGCTTCTCTTGCTAAATCAAGGCTTGGCATAACTTCAGTAGCTAAAACAACTTTAAAAACTCCACAATTTAAGCAGTTTTCAATTTCATTTAAGCTTTCTACACCGCAATCTAAAATCAAATTTGTTAAACTGCTTAATTCACTGTAAAGCTTAAAGTTTTTAGGTTTACCGGATATAGCATCTAAATCTGCTAAATAAACCTCTTTAAAACCCTCTCTCCTTAAATTCTTGATTAACGCTAATAAATTTGAAGATGGACATAACCAGCTTTCAAGAGGCTTATAAGCTTCTCTTAAACCCATTTTAGCCCATACAACTAAACCGTTTTTAACATCTACAGCTGGAATAACCTTCAATAATAACTCCTCTTTTCAACAAAAATTTTAGTTTAACGCTTTTATGAAATTAGGTGTATTTAACCTCTTCATAAATAAGCTGCTGAGCTTTTAAGCGATTCTTAATGAAATTTACAACCTCTTCTACATTAAAATCTTTGCATGAATAAATGTCAAGAGTGAAAAACTTGTATATGCTCCAAGTATATAAAGTCACGCCAGATTCAACCCAAGCCATAAATCCACCTAACCCCTTATGAACATCGCTTTTTTCTCCAGGAGAAAAAATTAAAGGCTCAGCTATAACATTCATTTTTAAAAAACTAGATAATTCCTTAAGAATTTTTTTAATAAAATCCTCGTTTATGAAACCTTCATAAAACCCTTCTATAATTAATCGTTTTCTAAATACTTGAGGCAAAAGATTTTTCAAAGCTTCTCCCCTCTTTAAAAAAGCTTTAAACATTTTTACGTTGCTTTTCATTAAAATACCTTAAATTAATATTGCTTTATCAAAACCTTTATATGTTTTCCCTTACTTATTACAATTTGCAGTGAATCATATATGCGTAGAGAAGCTCAATTATGGTTGAAAGCTGGTTATGAAGATTTAGAAGATGCTAAAGATGCTTTATTAAGGAAAAGATGGTTTAGAGCCGCGTTTTTCGCTCAGCAAGCTGTAGAAAAAATGTTTAAAGCGCTTTTTTTTGTTGTAAAAAGAGAGGAGCCGCCGAAAATTCATACAATCACAGAACTTTATCTATTATTAAAGGAGCAAGATTTTTCTTTATCAAGCAAGCTTGAGGAAAAATTGTATACATTAAACAAATATTATACAGTAACAAGGTATCCTGATGCAGCTAACGGTTTGCCAAGCGAATCTGTAGATAAAGAAGAAGCTGAAAGAGCTGTTAAAATCGCTGAAATGGTGATTAATGAATGCGAGAAAACATTAAAGCAGCAATAAAACTGCTTGCAGATTCTTTATCTGAAAAAATAAAGGTTGAAGCTATTTATGTTTTTGGCAGCAGCATTCGAGGCGATTGGCTTAAACACAGCGATATAGACCTTGTAATTGTTTCGCAAGACTTTAAAAATTTACCATTCATGAAAAGAATCGATATTATTGAGGAGATTCAATGGAGAAAAAAAATTACACCTCATATAAACGCTATACCATTAACACAAGAAGAGTTAAATGAAAAAATTGCAACTTCAGCAGCATTAATAAACGCTTCAAAATACTGGAAGAAAATTTCAATAAAAAATAATGAATTAATTTTTTAAGCTTTACTTATAAAAGCTTCCTTCACCTTTAATAATGGAACCCCAATTATAGTTGCCATAATTACTATAAAAATTCTTTCAAAAGGATAAACCCAAAATATTGCGTTCCACAATAGCTTAAAAGCTTCAGGTGCTTTACCAATGAAAACACCGTAAATTGTTTCCCAAAGTAAATTTCCAGTTAAATGCTGAGCCATAGTTCCTATTAAGGCTAGCATTGAAACAGCTGCTGTTTTAGCTTTTAAGCTTTTATTTAACCATTCAACAGCTTTCCCTTTAAATGGAGAAAGAAGAATTATAAAAGCTATTAAATGAAGCCAAGGAAAGAAAAATTTAACTTCAAATTGAGAAAATTTAACTGGAATAGTTATAGCTGTATATGGGTGTAAAAGGAATAAAACGAAAAGCAACGCGTTTAAACTTATCGATAAAACAGCCCGTTTTTTAACTATTAAACCTATTATTAAAGCGTTTGTTAAAGCTGGAAGGAAATCAAGCCCCATGAAAATTATTGGTTTACCAGCTGCTATAGCTATAAATGTTCCGATTATAATGCTGATTGAGCCTATAAATGGACCTAAAATTAAACCATATAATGGAGCTAAAATATCAGCTAAAGCGAATGATCCTCCTGAAACACCTATCATAGGAAATGTTGGAATCATTCTTAAAACAAAATATAAAGCTGAGAAAACAGCTATAAATATTAAGGTTTTTGTTTGAAGCATTTTATTGTTCAATTTTACCACCGAATGTAAAATTTTACATTCAAACGAATTTTTTATAATATCTTCATATTATATTTAAATTTTATGGTTAATTATTAAAAATTAAAAAGCTTTATTAAAATAATGGGGAATCTTGAATGTAGCTTTTACCTGTTTTTAATGCTATTTGAGCTTTCATAAGCTCAACGCCAAGGTAAGCTGCATGATCTAAACGCGAAATTAACCCTTTGCTTATTGCTTCTCTACAAAGCTTTATTGGGTCTTCATCTTTAAAAGCGAAGTCAGGCTTAGCGTCTTCATATTTGTAATGAACTAAAATAATCTTTTTTAAGCTTCTATCAATAAATATTTTAAAGCATCCTTTAGGGTCATAAATAAATTTATGCCTTTTTCTAATTGAATAAGGCTTAATGCCTTCAATTTTTAATTCATTTTTAGCGGTTTTCTCTTTAAGAATTAAAAGATCTAACCCTAAATCTTTAGGTGGGGATCCTCTATCTTTAGCTAAAAGCATCATTTTTACAGCTGTTGAAAGCTCTTTTACGCATCCTTTAGTTTTATTGCTTGCTTCAGTAGTTAATATTATGCTTGATTCAAGCTCGAAAGCTAAGCCTGCAAGAAGCAAATTAACGCTATGCGAGTCAGCATCCATTAATTCAGTTACGTTTCCAGCTCCAAAAAGAATAGGAACCTCAGGGTTTCTTTTTATAAAACTCCAGTAAGCCACAAGCGAGTCGATTAAGCTTGGTGTTAAAATTGGTTTTAAAATTGGATCAGCTATAACCCATTTAAAACCAAGCTCTTTTGCAAGCTGGATATTATCTTCTAAAGCTTCAACTTTTTCTTCAATCGCTTCAGGTTGATGATTTTTTGATGAAGCTGGAGTAACAACTATTGGAGTATTACGCGCGAATTTAGCATCCTTTAATGTTTCACTATTTAAGCTTAAAATTAAATCTACACCAGCTTTAACAGCTGCTTCAATTTCCTCTAAGTCAGCTGTATCAATGCTAACCGGTTTATTTACAGTCTTCTTCACAAGCTTAACTAATTCCCATGCTTTCTTCAGGTTTTTTTCTTTAGCTATCATTCCTACATCTATAATATCTGCGCCTGATTCAGCATAGTAAACCGTTTTTTCTTTAACTTCTTTTTTGCTTAAAGCTGGAGCATCAACAATTTCAGCTAAAACTCTAGGCGGAAGATTTCTAGCAACCCATAATCTACAGCTCCCCCTCCCTATTGGTGTTGCTTTCTTTAAATCAATTGTTTT
Coding sequences within:
- a CDS encoding H4MPT-linked C1 transfer pathway protein, encoding MTEILGLDIGGANIKAAYIKIENKALKSKKVLTKYFPIWKKGREKLEEPLKTLRSNFTSINLLALTMTAELSDVYFSKKEGVLHILNIVENVFSNIDVKVLSVKGKLLTIEEGRKNALEVAAANWFATGWLASKLSKDCVVVDVGSTTTSIIPVLKGEVAAKGLNDLEKLMIGELVYTGVLRTNVAAIVSQVPIKGKLIDVSSEFFAQSGDIHLILGNIKPSDYTVDTPDGRGTSLSEAAARIARVVCADLDLLTLNEAKAIAKYVYKAQIQQIVKGLRKLIKNFPALKFKPAYTAGLGGKILAWKALKKAGFKDLRDLSTFIGVNEAKAAPAFSLALMGAEFLEGKIEGWKLC
- a CDS encoding ATP-grasp domain-containing protein, whose product is MKDHLKILVFEAASAGLFKADLSVLSEGLTMLSALTKDLIKAGCEASVVLNKSLSSCFNVKTKVFKVEGFKFSFLKRLAEKHDFTYVIAPETSNMLLKTLKELDGFHLNSKPEAVKQASNKKTLAAELKKQNLKTPKIFIQEDFKDLRFPLIVKPCLSAGCEGLKIVKNLKELKKALKLFKNNVIIQEFIKGVPASVSLISNGFKAESLALNRQFIRLDKPEYLGGFTPLNHKLKLKALKTAEKAVEAFKGLKGYIGVDLILSGEEVYVTEVNPRLTVSYAGLSKASKVNLAKLILDSSLERIIKPNLSFKNACFFRKTLFKNLTKRFIMEATRLKEFLTPPVSRFNEGYSFIVVMANNIFEAERKYLNLIKSLSKEVKAVYK
- a CDS encoding S-adenosylmethionine decarboxylase yields the protein MKNLLPQVFRKRLIIEGFYEGFINEDFIKKILKELSSFLKMNVIAEPLIFSPGEKSDVHKGLGGFMAWVESGVTLYTWSIYKFFTLDIYSCKDFNVEEVVNFIKNRLKAQQLIYEEVKYT
- a CDS encoding HEPN domain-containing protein, coding for MRREAQLWLKAGYEDLEDAKDALLRKRWFRAAFFAQQAVEKMFKALFFVVKREEPPKIHTITELYLLLKEQDFSLSSKLEEKLYTLNKYYTVTRYPDAANGLPSESVDKEEAERAVKIAEMVINECEKTLKQQ
- a CDS encoding nucleotidyltransferase domain-containing protein, which gives rise to MRENIKAAIKLLADSLSEKIKVEAIYVFGSSIRGDWLKHSDIDLVIVSQDFKNLPFMKRIDIIEEIQWRKKITPHINAIPLTQEELNEKIATSAALINASKYWKKISIKNNELIF
- a CDS encoding ECF transporter S component codes for the protein MNNKMLQTKTLIFIAVFSALYFVLRMIPTFPMIGVSGGSFALADILAPLYGLILGPFIGSISIIIGTFIAIAAGKPIIFMGLDFLPALTNALIIGLIVKKRAVLSISLNALLFVLFLLHPYTAITIPVKFSQFEVKFFFPWLHLIAFIILLSPFKGKAVEWLNKSLKAKTAAVSMLALIGTMAQHLTGNLLWETIYGVFIGKAPEAFKLLWNAIFWVYPFERIFIVIMATIIGVPLLKVKEAFISKA
- a CDS encoding dihydropteroate synthase-like protein, coding for MKVLIVTGKLAKQEVEKYALESCVNHQVLSLPINVAALIPLKLIVEALQKQDLSNIDVILVPGLIQGDVSIISNKLKVKAFKGPKHAADLPIVLKLLKENKVSLSTVKPACDLIKNQIKKEALKKLSFIYKKFQKTIDLKKATPIGRGSCRLWVARNLPPRVLAEIVDAPALSKKEVKEKTVYYAESGADIIDVGMIAKEKNLKKAWELVKLVKKTVNKPVSIDTADLEEIEAAVKAGVDLILSLNSETLKDAKFARNTPIVVTPASSKNHQPEAIEEKVEALEDNIQLAKELGFKWVIADPILKPILTPSLIDSLVAYWSFIKRNPEVPILFGAGNVTELMDADSHSVNLLLAGLAFELESSIILTTEASNKTKGCVKELSTAVKMMLLAKDRGSPPKDLGLDLLILKEKTAKNELKIEGIKPYSIRKRHKFIYDPKGCFKIFIDRSLKKIILVHYKYEDAKPDFAFKDEDPIKLCREAISKGLISRLDHAAYLGVELMKAQIALKTGKSYIQDSPLF